In the genome of Bacteroidales bacterium, one region contains:
- a CDS encoding efflux RND transporter periplasmic adaptor subunit, whose product MKLITMIGSVVILFTISSCGNRQENAETGQKAGPKEYPIAVLEKEDAVLQNEYPVVIRGKEDIEIRPRIDGFINAIYIDEGATVTQGEKLFEINSPQTVQSLAAARASLNSAKAQVNTAKLNVDRMKPLAEKGIVSEVQLQSYENAYKSALAAEMQANAELVNATETRKWTTVTSPVDGVVGSIPYRQGSLVNSTNVLTTVANISTVYAYFSMNEKALMELLNGLEGKNQAEKIENIPPVTLKLADGSIYPEKGKVGTISGVLDATTGTASFRAEFPNPKGILRSGISGRLSIPHTIQQVLVVPQKATFALQDKVMVYKVQGDSVVQKVISVTAMPDGKNYVVTEGLSDGDKIVTDGVATLVNGQKIKVTR is encoded by the coding sequence ATGAAATTAATTACGATGATTGGAAGTGTAGTGATTTTATTCACTATCTCTTCATGTGGTAATCGGCAGGAAAACGCAGAAACCGGACAAAAAGCCGGACCAAAGGAGTATCCTATAGCAGTGCTGGAAAAAGAGGATGCCGTACTTCAGAATGAATACCCTGTAGTGATCAGGGGAAAGGAGGATATCGAGATCAGGCCCCGGATCGACGGCTTTATCAATGCCATATATATAGATGAAGGCGCCACTGTTACACAAGGAGAAAAGTTGTTCGAGATCAACTCACCGCAGACAGTACAATCATTGGCGGCGGCCCGGGCATCATTAAACAGCGCTAAAGCACAGGTGAATACCGCAAAGCTCAATGTAGACCGGATGAAACCTTTGGCGGAAAAAGGAATTGTAAGTGAGGTACAGTTACAATCCTATGAAAATGCATATAAGTCGGCATTGGCAGCAGAAATGCAGGCAAATGCGGAATTGGTCAATGCCACCGAAACAAGAAAATGGACCACAGTCACCAGCCCGGTTGACGGGGTAGTGGGGTCGATCCCCTACAGGCAGGGGAGCCTTGTGAACAGTACTAATGTACTTACTACTGTGGCCAATATAAGTACGGTGTATGCTTATTTTTCCATGAATGAAAAAGCGTTGATGGAATTACTGAATGGTCTTGAAGGAAAAAACCAGGCCGAAAAGATCGAAAATATACCCCCTGTAACCCTGAAACTGGCAGATGGTTCCATATATCCGGAAAAAGGAAAGGTCGGGACCATTTCAGGGGTATTGGATGCCACAACAGGAACAGCCAGTTTCAGGGCGGAATTTCCTAATCCGAAAGGGATACTGAGAAGCGGGATCAGCGGCAGGCTTTCTATTCCTCATACGATACAGCAGGTGTTGGTCGTACCTCAGAAAGCGACATTTGCCTTGCAGGATAAAGTGATGGTGTATAAAGTACAGGGCGACTCCGTGGTACAGAAAGTGATATCCGTAACAGCTATGCCTGACGGAAAGAACTATGTGGTTACAGAAGGGCTTTCCGACGGAGATAAAATTGTTACGGATGGAGTTGCCACCCTGGTCAATGGACAGAAAATAAAAGTAACCCGGTAA